The window ATTTGACCCACATAGATAGCACTTTGTATGATTATGATTATGATTATCCATATTCACGAATCCAACCTTCCGTATTTATCTTCATATCGTATAACATCATCTTCACCAAAATAACTACCTAACTGTACTTCTGAAATCATCAAGGGGATTGATTGTGAATTGTTCGAAACTCTATGTTTACACCCCTTAGGAATATAAATATACGATCCCTCATTCACGTCCCTTACGCTTTCCCCAATTGTCATTACTCCCTCACCTTTTACAATTACCCAGTGCTCCTCGCGCTTTTTATGCTCTTGAAGACTGAGTTCCTCACCTGGATTGACTTGAATGATTTTCGCTCTTGAGTAGTCACTTAGGAAAACAGTTTTATAATATCCCCATGGTCGATTGTAAATTTCATGATCAATTGTATGTCCGTCTAACAAAGAAAAATCATATCTACAATCCCATTCTAGCCCTTCAAGTAGTGCCGTATGTAGCTGAACTTTGGTCAACACATTAACTAACTTTCCTTCTTTATCAACAATTGGTAAAAACCCGATTTTAGATTTCTTGAAAAAACCTATTATTTTATCAAATGAATCATTTACATTAATAAATGAAAACTCACCAGATAAAGCTTCACAAGCAAAAGAAGAGAGTCCTTTCCCCTTTAATAGCGATCTTCTAATATCCCCATCCGTCAATGTTCCTTTTACAACCTCATTAGTATTTATGAGGATAACAAACCCTTTTTTGTTCAGTTCGATTTGTTTCAAGGCTTCCAATATTGTCGCATTTTCATGTAAAGTATATTTAGTTAAATTCATTATTATCACGTCCATCTTTTAATAGTAATAGATCAGCTACTTCTCTGACTGCTCCTTCTCCTCCCCTTCGCAAAGTCACATAATCTACAGAGTCTTTTACGATTTGCATAGCATCGGCAACAGAAAATGAATAGCCTACTTTTTTCAATAGTTCTAAATCATTAATATCATCACCGATATAAGCTACATTTTCATAACTTAAATTATACTTGTCTAACAATTTATCCATTGCAGCTACTTTATCTTTACAGCCTAAATAAACCTCTTTAATACCTAATTTTTCTGCCCTTTTTTTAACTATTTCAGTATTTTCTCCAGTAAGAATTGCTAAAATTATATTATTGTTTTTCAGCATAGAAAGGCCCATTCCATCCTTAGTGTTGAATTTTTTCAACATGTCGCCTGCGTCTGAATAGTACATTCCTGCGTCAGTTAAAACGCCATCACAATCTGTTGCAAATAATTTTATTTTTCCTGGTTTCAATATTGTTTTTTTTGACGTCTGTGTTACTCTTTTTCTAAGGATTTCTTCAACAATTAGCCAATCTTCTGGTTCATCAATTTCCACATATGTTTCCTCTGGCATTTCGTAATGACCAATTTCACCTGATATTCTTAATCTAGATTCTATTACAGCATCATATTTTGAAATGTAAAAGGCACCATTTTCCACCAAATAACCGTCAAAATCTTGTCTTCTCAACCTGGACTCTACTTTATAGTTTACTGGGTGAACTGTTTCGTTATTATTTTCCCTCCATACAAATCTTTTTTGTCTAACGAGTGACAATAAACTATCGAAGTTATTCAAATAAAACTTTTTAAAGGCCGCGTCTAAATCTTTCGCTTGTAGAAGAGGGCTAGTAGCTTGGATCAATACTATTTCATTAGACTTGACTTCTTTTACAAACTCCATTAATACAGATTCTGTAGTCGATGTATCCGTTGCATTTTCAGGACTACGTTTAACACATTTCAACTTGCCATTATGATTTTTATCATAGCAAGAGATAGAGTTTTCAATTTCAATACTATCAGTACTTACATAAACTTCATCTATATGTTCACATTGCAATGCTGCATCTATTGCCCAATAAACTAGTGGGCGACCATTCATTTTTTTTATATTTTTTAATGGAATAGACTTACTACCACCACGGACAGGTATAAATGCAATTACTTTCTTCTTTTCATTTTTCATTGTTGCTCACGATATTTCAGCTTTTCTCTTTGTACTTTTTCAATTTCAAGGATTTCTTCCTCCTTGAATTTAAGAGCATCCTCTACATTTCTGAGATTAGTAATTAAAGTTTTCATTTCTTCAGGCTCGAGAGATGCTGAATGATCTGTTCCTTTCCAAGTTCTATCTAACGTAAAATGTCTCTCAACCCATTCAGCTCCAAGTGTATAAGCCGCAATATCAACTGCCGTTCCAAGATGATGTCCCGAAAAGCCAATTGATTTAACGATATCTTTGTATTTATTTAGTAATCGTGTGATTTCTTTCAAACAAATATCTTTATATGGAACTGGATACCCGGAAGTACAGTTGTATAGGACAACATCTTTATTTCTATCTTTTTCTACAAAAAACTGAATTAGTTCATCAATTTCATTATAATTCGTCATCCCTGTGGAAACATGAATTTCTCCAGCGTAATTGTCGCAGAGCCAACCAAGCATCTCGTAATGATTATTCATTGCAGAAGGTATTTTTATTAGTTTTGGTTTTAGCGATGCTATTTCTTTAGCAGAGGTTAAGTCCCACACAGATGTGCTGTATGTAATTCCGAATTCCTCGCAATACTTTTTCAACTCTTTATGCTGTTCAAGTGACAACTCTAGAAACTCTCTATGTTCACCATAAGTATTCCCATATGAGTTTGCAGAATTTGGATGAGGGGCGTTATATTGTTCTTCAGACAATAACTCTTTATTGTTACGCTTTTGAAACTTAACTACATCGGCATTACAGTAAACCGCGGCTATATTAATCAATTGTTTCGCAATTTTCATATCACCTTTATGATTACAGCCAACTTCAACAATTACTTTTGATTTCATTTTATACTCTCCTCGTATATCTGTTTTTTTATTTTCCAATTCGCAACTTCATTTCTTCAAAGTACGGAAAAACAGCTTCATGATGGCGATGAATTTCGTACAAAAATGCGTGGAATAAACGAACAACGACTTCTGCTTTCTTCAAGACATCTGGTTCGTATCTGATAGACTGACTTTTTTCTGAAAGATGTTCATTTTGCACTCTGACCATTGGTTCAATGAAACCAACGTAAAAAGAATTCCGCTTTAATTTAGTAAATTGCTTATCGAATGCGGCGAAACGTTTCTCCATAATTCCCGATTGTTTCTTTTGCAAAGCCACTTGTATAGTTTGTAACTCATCCAGTGAACTTTGCAAGAGCTTCCTACAATTTTTTTCTTCACGCTTAAGTAATTGTAGACGTTCTTCTGTATAATCCATATTGTAAGTATTTACGTTATTACTCCATCCTTGCAAAACAGTCTTGACTATGAACTTTTCATTTATTAGATCATCTAAGTCTTTAAACGAAGTACCCTCGATTTGAGCACCGACTTTTGTTGTATTAATCACTTCAATATGCCTATTCGCACCGATATGCATTTCAAGTTGCTGACGCA of the Sporosarcina sp. FSL K6-1508 genome contains:
- a CDS encoding cytidylyltransferase domain-containing protein codes for the protein MKNEKKKVIAFIPVRGGSKSIPLKNIKKMNGRPLVYWAIDAALQCEHIDEVYVSTDSIEIENSISCYDKNHNGKLKCVKRSPENATDTSTTESVLMEFVKEVKSNEIVLIQATSPLLQAKDLDAAFKKFYLNNFDSLLSLVRQKRFVWRENNNETVHPVNYKVESRLRRQDFDGYLVENGAFYISKYDAVIESRLRISGEIGHYEMPEETYVEIDEPEDWLIVEEILRKRVTQTSKKTILKPGKIKLFATDCDGVLTDAGMYYSDAGDMLKKFNTKDGMGLSMLKNNNIILAILTGENTEIVKKRAEKLGIKEVYLGCKDKVAAMDKLLDKYNLSYENVAYIGDDINDLELLKKVGYSFSVADAMQIVKDSVDYVTLRRGGEGAVREVADLLLLKDGRDNNEFN
- a CDS encoding N-acetylneuraminate synthase family protein, whose amino-acid sequence is MKSKVIVEVGCNHKGDMKIAKQLINIAAVYCNADVVKFQKRNNKELLSEEQYNAPHPNSANSYGNTYGEHREFLELSLEQHKELKKYCEEFGITYSTSVWDLTSAKEIASLKPKLIKIPSAMNNHYEMLGWLCDNYAGEIHVSTGMTNYNEIDELIQFFVEKDRNKDVVLYNCTSGYPVPYKDICLKEITRLLNKYKDIVKSIGFSGHHLGTAVDIAAYTLGAEWVERHFTLDRTWKGTDHSASLEPEEMKTLITNLRNVEDALKFKEEEILEIEKVQREKLKYREQQ
- a CDS encoding cupin domain-containing protein codes for the protein MNLTKYTLHENATILEALKQIELNKKGFVILINTNEVVKGTLTDGDIRRSLLKGKGLSSFACEALSGEFSFINVNDSFDKIIGFFKKSKIGFLPIVDKEGKLVNVLTKVQLHTALLEGLEWDCRYDFSLLDGHTIDHEIYNRPWGYYKTVFLSDYSRAKIIQVNPGEELSLQEHKKREEHWVIVKGEGVMTIGESVRDVNEGSYIYIPKGCKHRVSNNSQSIPLMISEVQLGSYFGEDDVIRYEDKYGRLDS